The following proteins come from a genomic window of Pyxidicoccus sp. MSG2:
- a CDS encoding non-ribosomal peptide synthetase, translating to MPEHPAGLFLHTLFEAHAARDPEALAVWHEGRGLTYGALDRQANRLAWRLQAAGVGPEVRVGLFLDRSPEALVGLLAIWKAGGAYVPLEPTLPRQRLDFLLEELRPHVILTREPLRSSLPPHPAALLCVDEGGEEEGTAPPRCRSAADSLAYILHTSGSTGLPKGVLLEHRGLINLVRTLVDTLDVRPRDRVLQFASLAFDASLFEVGMALAAGATLHLATGEARTSGVELGELFFQHAITHVALLPSVLATVPTRALPALRVVVCGGERCPEELVARWREGRRFFNTYGPTEATVSATLFECDGTGAPPLGRPLPGVVVHVLDTAGTEAADGSEGELAIGGVGLARGYLDRPDLEASRFVPDPFGRDGRLYRTGDRGRRRADGHLEFLGRIDDQVKVRGFRVEPGEIEAVLTEHPEVREAAVVPRDDASGGTRLTAYVLPAGAHPPSVTSLRRFLEARLPEYMIPAAFVALAALPRLPSGKLDRRALPSPGEVRPALDTPFVEPRTPVEQTLARVWSEVLRVSEVGVADEFLALGGDSLSAARVSTRLRAVGIPLSGRDILERRTIAALVEHVAGGATSAGQDGEIPQRAGDEPAPLSFVQQQLWLLHQLAPHGAAYNLPAVLRLRGALDVAVLQRSLEALVQRHEVLRTTFPGGEGTSPLQQVRADVAVPLPVVDLSALPEAERTSRLEALSAEQALRPFQLVEGPLVRAVLVHLGAREHALVIVFHHLVCDGGSMEVFLRELAVLYTALLEGSPAPLSPLPIRYGDFAVWQRQWMRGEALDAELAFWKRELEGAPTRMMLPLDRPRPALQRFRGAQLPWSLPADTTRALQELGQARGSTLFMTLLAGFSVLLHAEGAEEDLLIGTTVAGRERSETRGLIGHFANTLVLRVRLGEAPRFGDVLDRVRERALAAYAHAALPFEKLVEALRPERDASHNPLFQVAFGLHPGLPPVTSGPLEIDLAQLHADAAPFDLSLQLWTRPGGEGLEGVLLYSTDLFDTASIARLGRRLRALVERVSVEPEVSIAELLRLDAPADRRGCEALETALAEEPAVLDCAVRMRPTESSGQQRVAYVVSSEPLTPTWLARRLNEKAPAELHPRAVVPLASLPRRPDGRVDEEALSRIPIPDSGLAQRTEAMLRATPGAGEVAVLVHAPTEPAPRLHLWRVLPGGMRGAAPELDAPARSASAPTTPSRPPALSDGGPLVLPHGAPETLVDALVRAASGTKGVRYVQPGGAVVFQSYASLLNDARALLAGLTRAGLEPGARVILHIEATKDLLTTFWACVLGGIQPVTVALAPSYDAPNGVLTKLQGTWELLGRPHVIASRALVEPLQGLRAFLPMDGLRVLAVEDLWGDPSRASPAALRPDDIAFFQLSSGSTGMPKVIQETHRGILLHAHSVSRFCGYVPEDVTLNWIPFDHVVPILTCHLKDVCVGCEQIHVKTERILADPLAWLDLIECYRVTQTFSPNFGLRLVSDAVARAPGRRTWDLSSLRFLLNAGEQVTLGAIREFLQATAPFGVRPEVMQPAFGMAEACTIVSYQNAFSVERGAHHVAKASLGGALEFLPAGDETSIAFIDLGPPVPGVQLRITDASNRLLPEGSIGRLQLKGGVVTPGYLDNPSANQEAFVGGGWFNTGDLGFLWQGRLTITGREKEVIIIRGANFHCHEIEDVVGSLPGVEPTFAAACSVVDPDGGTEGLALFFVPREPSIEVAARVAGVVREQVTKRLGVTPTYVIPLARSEFPKTTSGKIQRVALQRALTAGRFRSTIEAVDLQLGNERTLADWFFRPEWRRKSTHGVAVRKGASLLFCDSQGPGARVAHQLQAEGRTCVTVEPGAGFARLGPRRYSIDPTVPEHYPRVLAAVFEEAGPIAEVVHLWTHGAPGMEVCTSMSGARSLLLLVQALASVEDLAPRRLVVVSSHAQAVSPDDAPDWTKAPLLALVKTVSRELPWLDCRHVDLPAADLEDDAACITRELAARSRDREVAWRGGERRVAGLERVDPAVLPEQSPPFEEGGAYVLAGGLGGIGVELSRYLLRQHRARLLLVGRTPFARLSQERAKAYAELEQLAHRAGGQVRYESVDVADAPRLRDTVERAKAWWGRELSGVLHLAGTFDERRLLEERPEDFSAALHARGAGIMALHGLLDGRSDRLFGVFSSVNGFFGGHSAGAYSAASRLVEHFVQDLRRKGHTRAYCLSWSFWDAIGMNRESPAREAALASGFQAISATAGLTSLLVALHRNEPQLLIGLDGRHRAIARSRWDAAPESPRLTAWVTSTEGASTLPESLLVRDDFGTPMACRLVRVERIPRTPEGLPDVALLGGGEAARSRPPHVAPHSEAEQRIATIWREALGLDKIGIHDNFFSLGGHSMLVAQVSARLQQAFSREVAAVDLFRHPTVRSLAEYLGRAVLAPPGLTGVDERARKQRDALERRRLAAESMASRRGR from the coding sequence GTGCCGGAGCACCCCGCTGGACTCTTCCTCCACACGCTCTTCGAGGCCCACGCGGCTCGAGACCCGGAGGCCCTCGCCGTGTGGCATGAGGGCCGGGGGCTCACATATGGGGCCCTGGACCGCCAGGCCAACCGGCTCGCGTGGCGCCTCCAGGCCGCGGGCGTGGGCCCCGAGGTCCGCGTCGGGCTCTTCCTGGACCGCTCGCCAGAGGCACTGGTGGGCCTGCTCGCCATCTGGAAGGCCGGAGGCGCGTATGTCCCGCTGGAGCCCACGCTTCCGCGCCAGCGACTGGACTTCCTGCTCGAGGAACTCCGTCCCCACGTCATCCTGACCCGGGAGCCCCTGCGCTCCTCGCTGCCTCCACACCCCGCGGCACTCCTCTGCGTGGATGAAGGTGGAGAGGAGGAGGGGACTGCGCCTCCCCGGTGCCGGAGCGCGGCGGACTCGCTTGCCTACATCCTCCACACCTCGGGTTCGACGGGGCTGCCCAAGGGCGTGCTCCTCGAGCATCGGGGGCTCATCAACCTCGTCAGGACGCTCGTCGACACGCTCGACGTCCGGCCGCGTGATCGGGTGTTGCAGTTCGCGTCGCTCGCCTTCGACGCGTCCCTCTTCGAAGTGGGCATGGCGTTGGCGGCCGGTGCCACGCTCCACCTGGCGACGGGGGAGGCGCGGACGTCGGGAGTGGAGCTCGGCGAGCTGTTCTTCCAGCACGCCATCACCCACGTGGCGCTGCTGCCCTCGGTGCTCGCCACCGTGCCCACCCGGGCGCTCCCGGCACTCCGGGTGGTGGTCTGTGGCGGCGAGCGGTGCCCGGAGGAGCTGGTCGCGCGCTGGCGTGAAGGCCGCCGGTTCTTCAACACCTACGGTCCGACCGAAGCCACCGTCTCGGCCACCCTGTTCGAGTGTGATGGAACCGGAGCGCCGCCGCTCGGGCGTCCGCTTCCAGGAGTCGTGGTGCACGTGCTCGACACGGCAGGCACCGAAGCGGCGGATGGCTCGGAGGGAGAGCTCGCGATTGGCGGCGTGGGATTGGCCCGTGGCTATCTCGACCGCCCGGACCTGGAGGCCTCGCGGTTCGTCCCCGACCCCTTCGGCCGGGACGGGCGGCTCTACAGGACGGGAGATCGGGGCCGGCGCCGCGCTGATGGCCATCTGGAGTTTCTCGGGCGCATCGACGACCAGGTGAAGGTGCGGGGCTTCCGGGTGGAGCCCGGTGAAATCGAGGCGGTGCTCACGGAGCATCCGGAGGTCCGTGAAGCGGCCGTGGTCCCGCGCGACGACGCCTCCGGTGGTACGCGGCTCACGGCCTACGTTCTTCCCGCCGGAGCGCACCCGCCCTCCGTCACTTCGCTCCGCCGCTTTCTGGAAGCACGGTTGCCGGAGTACATGATTCCCGCCGCCTTCGTCGCGCTGGCGGCGCTGCCCCGGCTTCCCAGCGGAAAGCTGGATCGCCGCGCGTTGCCGTCTCCCGGGGAAGTGCGTCCCGCGCTCGACACGCCGTTTGTCGAGCCACGCACGCCCGTGGAGCAGACCCTGGCCCGGGTCTGGTCCGAGGTCCTCCGGGTCTCGGAGGTCGGGGTTGCCGACGAGTTCCTCGCACTGGGCGGTGATTCGCTCTCGGCGGCGCGAGTGAGCACCCGGCTGCGGGCAGTGGGCATTCCGCTGTCGGGACGCGACATCCTCGAGCGCCGCACGATTGCCGCACTCGTCGAGCACGTGGCGGGCGGAGCGACTTCCGCGGGACAGGACGGAGAGATTCCGCAGCGTGCGGGAGACGAACCGGCCCCGCTGTCATTCGTGCAGCAGCAGCTATGGCTGCTCCACCAGCTTGCACCTCACGGCGCCGCCTACAACCTGCCGGCCGTGCTCCGCCTGCGCGGCGCGCTGGACGTCGCGGTGCTCCAGCGAAGTCTCGAAGCGCTCGTGCAACGTCATGAGGTGCTGCGGACCACGTTCCCAGGAGGGGAGGGCACCTCACCGTTGCAGCAGGTCCGAGCCGACGTCGCCGTGCCGCTGCCCGTCGTCGACCTGTCAGCACTCCCGGAGGCGGAGCGCACGTCGCGCCTCGAGGCGCTCTCAGCAGAACAGGCGTTGCGCCCCTTTCAGCTCGTGGAGGGCCCACTGGTCCGCGCGGTGCTGGTCCACCTGGGGGCGCGCGAGCATGCGCTGGTCATCGTCTTCCACCACCTCGTATGTGATGGCGGCTCGATGGAGGTCTTCCTGCGGGAGCTCGCGGTGCTCTACACCGCGTTGCTCGAAGGGAGCCCGGCGCCCCTGTCGCCACTGCCCATCCGGTATGGCGACTTCGCGGTCTGGCAGCGCCAGTGGATGCGTGGAGAGGCGCTCGATGCGGAGCTCGCCTTCTGGAAGAGGGAGCTCGAGGGCGCGCCCACGCGGATGATGCTGCCGCTGGACCGGCCCCGTCCCGCCCTCCAGCGCTTCCGAGGCGCACAGCTCCCCTGGTCGCTTCCGGCGGACACGACGCGTGCCCTCCAGGAACTGGGCCAGGCTCGGGGGAGCACGCTCTTCATGACCCTGCTCGCCGGCTTCTCGGTCCTGCTCCATGCCGAAGGCGCGGAAGAGGACCTGTTGATCGGCACCACGGTCGCCGGTCGTGAGCGAAGTGAAACCCGTGGGTTGATCGGTCACTTCGCGAACACGCTGGTCCTGCGGGTGCGGCTCGGTGAGGCGCCGCGCTTCGGCGATGTGCTGGACCGCGTGAGGGAGCGGGCGCTCGCGGCGTATGCGCACGCGGCGCTTCCCTTCGAGAAGTTGGTGGAGGCGCTGCGGCCAGAGCGTGACGCCAGCCACAACCCCTTGTTCCAGGTCGCCTTCGGCCTCCACCCCGGCTTGCCGCCCGTCACTTCCGGCCCGCTCGAAATCGACCTCGCGCAATTGCACGCGGATGCCGCGCCGTTCGACCTCTCGCTGCAGCTCTGGACGCGTCCCGGTGGCGAGGGCCTCGAGGGAGTGCTGCTCTATTCCACGGACCTTTTCGACACGGCCTCGATTGCACGTCTCGGGCGCAGGCTGCGCGCTCTCGTCGAGAGGGTTTCCGTGGAGCCAGAGGTGTCCATCGCGGAGCTTCTGAGGCTCGACGCTCCGGCCGACCGGCGCGGCTGCGAGGCGCTCGAAACCGCGCTGGCCGAAGAGCCCGCGGTGTTGGATTGCGCCGTGCGGATGCGACCGACCGAGTCCTCCGGACAGCAGCGGGTGGCCTACGTCGTCTCCTCGGAACCGCTCACTCCGACGTGGCTCGCTCGTCGGCTCAACGAGAAGGCTCCAGCGGAGCTTCATCCGAGGGCCGTCGTGCCGCTGGCCTCGCTTCCACGAAGACCCGACGGGCGCGTGGACGAGGAGGCCCTCTCGCGCATCCCGATCCCTGACAGTGGGCTTGCCCAGAGGACCGAGGCGATGCTGCGCGCGACGCCGGGCGCGGGCGAGGTCGCGGTGCTCGTCCACGCACCGACCGAGCCCGCGCCGCGCCTTCACCTGTGGCGGGTCCTGCCGGGAGGCATGCGGGGCGCCGCGCCCGAGCTCGACGCACCCGCGAGGTCGGCGAGCGCGCCCACCACGCCCTCCAGACCGCCGGCCTTGAGCGACGGTGGCCCCCTGGTCCTTCCACATGGCGCACCGGAGACGCTCGTGGACGCGCTGGTCCGCGCGGCCTCGGGAACGAAGGGCGTCCGCTACGTGCAGCCCGGCGGTGCCGTCGTCTTCCAGAGCTACGCGTCGCTGCTGAACGACGCACGCGCGCTGCTCGCGGGGCTGACACGCGCCGGTCTGGAGCCCGGTGCCCGGGTCATCCTGCACATCGAGGCCACGAAGGATCTGCTGACGACCTTCTGGGCCTGCGTCCTCGGCGGCATCCAGCCGGTCACCGTGGCGCTCGCGCCGTCGTACGACGCGCCGAACGGCGTGCTGACCAAGCTCCAGGGAACGTGGGAACTCCTCGGCCGTCCCCACGTCATCGCGAGCCGTGCGCTCGTCGAGCCACTCCAGGGACTGCGCGCCTTCCTTCCCATGGACGGGCTGCGCGTGCTCGCGGTGGAAGACCTGTGGGGAGACCCCTCGCGGGCTTCACCTGCCGCGCTCCGCCCGGACGACATCGCCTTCTTCCAGTTGAGCTCGGGCAGCACGGGCATGCCCAAGGTCATCCAGGAGACGCACCGGGGCATCCTGCTCCATGCGCACTCGGTGTCCCGGTTCTGTGGCTACGTCCCGGAGGACGTGACGCTCAACTGGATTCCCTTCGACCACGTGGTGCCCATCCTCACGTGCCACCTGAAGGACGTCTGCGTCGGCTGTGAGCAGATCCACGTGAAGACGGAGCGCATCCTCGCGGATCCGCTGGCCTGGCTCGACCTCATCGAGTGCTACCGCGTCACCCAGACCTTCTCTCCGAACTTCGGGCTGAGGCTCGTCTCGGACGCCGTCGCTCGAGCGCCGGGACGGCGCACGTGGGACCTCTCCTCGCTCCGGTTCCTCCTGAACGCGGGCGAGCAGGTGACACTCGGCGCGATTCGCGAGTTCCTCCAGGCGACCGCGCCCTTCGGTGTCAGGCCCGAGGTGATGCAGCCGGCTTTCGGCATGGCCGAGGCGTGCACCATCGTCTCCTACCAGAACGCATTCTCCGTCGAGCGCGGCGCGCATCACGTGGCCAAGGCCTCGCTCGGTGGGGCCCTGGAGTTCCTCCCCGCAGGGGACGAGACAAGCATCGCCTTCATCGACCTCGGCCCGCCCGTGCCGGGCGTGCAGCTTCGAATCACCGATGCCTCGAATCGGCTCCTTCCCGAGGGTTCCATCGGCCGGCTGCAACTCAAGGGCGGGGTGGTGACGCCGGGCTACCTCGACAACCCGTCCGCCAACCAGGAGGCCTTCGTCGGGGGCGGCTGGTTCAACACCGGAGACCTGGGCTTCCTCTGGCAGGGGCGCCTCACCATTACCGGCCGCGAGAAGGAGGTCATCATCATCCGTGGGGCCAACTTCCACTGCCACGAAATCGAGGACGTGGTGGGGAGCCTCCCCGGCGTCGAGCCGACGTTCGCGGCGGCGTGCTCCGTGGTGGACCCCGACGGCGGCACGGAGGGCCTGGCCCTCTTCTTCGTTCCGAGAGAGCCGTCCATCGAAGTGGCCGCCCGGGTCGCGGGAGTCGTGCGCGAGCAGGTGACGAAGCGACTGGGCGTCACGCCCACGTATGTCATCCCGCTGGCTCGGAGCGAGTTCCCGAAGACCACCAGTGGGAAGATCCAGCGCGTGGCCTTGCAGCGGGCTCTCACGGCAGGGCGCTTCCGGAGCACCATCGAAGCCGTCGACCTCCAGCTCGGGAACGAGCGGACGCTCGCGGACTGGTTCTTCCGGCCGGAGTGGCGGCGCAAGTCCACGCACGGTGTGGCCGTAAGGAAGGGCGCAAGCCTGCTCTTCTGCGACTCGCAAGGACCGGGCGCGCGCGTCGCCCACCAACTCCAGGCGGAGGGACGCACCTGTGTCACCGTCGAGCCCGGGGCCGGGTTCGCCCGGCTCGGCCCACGGCGGTACAGCATCGACCCCACCGTGCCCGAGCACTACCCGCGCGTGCTCGCGGCGGTGTTCGAGGAGGCAGGCCCCATCGCCGAGGTGGTCCACCTCTGGACTCACGGCGCACCGGGGATGGAGGTGTGCACCTCGATGAGCGGCGCGCGGAGCTTGCTGCTCCTGGTCCAGGCGCTCGCCTCCGTGGAGGACCTGGCGCCGCGCCGCCTGGTCGTCGTCTCGAGCCATGCGCAGGCGGTCTCCCCGGACGACGCGCCCGACTGGACGAAGGCGCCGCTCCTCGCGCTCGTGAAGACCGTGTCGAGGGAATTGCCCTGGCTCGACTGCCGCCATGTCGACCTGCCCGCGGCCGACCTCGAAGACGACGCGGCATGCATCACTCGCGAGCTGGCGGCCCGTTCCCGTGATCGGGAAGTCGCCTGGCGCGGCGGTGAGCGCAGGGTGGCGGGCCTCGAGCGGGTGGACCCGGCCGTCCTCCCGGAGCAGTCACCTCCGTTCGAGGAGGGCGGAGCCTATGTGTTGGCGGGCGGGCTCGGCGGAATCGGGGTCGAGCTCTCGCGCTACCTGCTCCGGCAGCACCGGGCGCGGCTCCTCCTGGTGGGCCGTACGCCCTTCGCGCGGCTTTCCCAGGAACGGGCCAAGGCCTACGCGGAATTGGAGCAGCTCGCGCACCGCGCAGGCGGACAGGTGCGCTACGAGTCCGTGGATGTGGCGGATGCGCCGAGGCTGCGGGACACCGTCGAGCGCGCGAAGGCCTGGTGGGGCCGCGAGCTCTCCGGCGTGCTCCACCTCGCGGGGACCTTCGATGAACGCCGCCTGCTGGAGGAACGCCCCGAGGACTTCTCCGCGGCGCTCCACGCCAGGGGCGCGGGAATCATGGCGCTGCATGGGCTGCTCGACGGCCGCTCAGACCGGCTCTTCGGGGTCTTCTCCTCAGTCAACGGGTTCTTCGGCGGGCATTCCGCGGGCGCCTATTCAGCCGCGAGCCGCCTGGTCGAGCACTTCGTCCAGGACCTGCGCCGCAAGGGGCATACCCGAGCGTATTGCCTGTCGTGGAGCTTCTGGGATGCCATCGGCATGAACCGGGAGAGCCCGGCGCGCGAGGCGGCCCTCGCCAGCGGCTTCCAGGCGATCTCCGCCACGGCGGGGCTTACCTCGCTCCTCGTCGCCCTTCACCGAAACGAGCCCCAGCTTCTGATCGGCCTCGACGGCCGGCACCGGGCGATTGCGCGCTCTCGCTGGGACGCCGCTCCCGAGTCACCCCGGCTCACCGCCTGGGTCACGAGCACCGAGGGCGCCTCGACGCTCCCCGAATCGCTTCTGGTGCGCGATGACTTCGGGACGCCCATGGCGTGCCGGCTCGTTCGCGTCGAGCGCATTCCTCGGACTCCCGAAGGGCTGCCCGATGTCGCGCTGCTCGGCGGCGGTGAGGCTGCGCGGAGCCGGCCGCCGCACGTGGCGCCGCACTCCGAGGCCGAGCAGCGCATCGCCACCATCTGGCGCGAGGCGCTCGGGCTGGACAAGATTGGCATCCACGACAACTTCTTCAGCCTCGGTGGTCACTCCATGCTCGTGGCCCAGGTGAGCGCGCGGCTCCAGCAGGCCTTCAGCCGGGAGGTGGCCGCCGTCGACCTCTTCCGGCACCCGACGGTCCGCTCGCTGGCGGAGTACCTGGGCCGTGCCGTGTTGGCACCTCCGGGGCTGACGGGGGTGGATGAGCGGGCCCGGAAGCAGCGGGATGCGCTCGAGCGTCGTCGGCTGGCCGCGGAGTCCATGGCTTCGCGGCGAGGGCGATGA